A single region of the Austwickia chelonae genome encodes:
- a CDS encoding toxic anion resistance protein, with amino-acid sequence MTQPLQPPPGMSAAMPEPTLVLEAPAPPAVVPATAAPKMAPAVDPAVAPQLDQKVESFMKSLEAVPGKSPEFEAKASEIRTMGDRDIREAAETSNRLLQSPVRALKEGGVSQGSKVGQTLVDLRRTVEDLDPGQAKGAKKVFGMIPFGNKLTDYFRKYESAQSHLEGILHALRSGQDELARDNAALNMEKQQLWTMMGRLNQYVYIAERLDAKLSAQASELDATDPEKAKALRQDVLFYVRQKHQDLLTQLAVSIQNYLAIDIIIKNNLELIKGVDRAATTTVSALRTAVIVAQALNNQQVVLEQISALNQTTSNLIESTSVMLRDNSVRIQEQAASSTIGLPQLQASFANIYQTMDAIDTFRIEALDSMASTIGVLETEVAKSHSYLERVRQHDRRVGQGALDISGPSHR; translated from the coding sequence ATGACTCAGCCATTGCAGCCGCCACCCGGCATGTCCGCCGCGATGCCAGAACCGACGCTCGTCTTGGAAGCACCGGCCCCACCGGCCGTGGTGCCGGCGACCGCTGCGCCGAAGATGGCGCCCGCCGTCGACCCTGCGGTCGCGCCGCAGCTCGATCAGAAGGTCGAGAGCTTCATGAAAAGCCTGGAGGCCGTTCCGGGAAAGTCTCCCGAGTTCGAGGCCAAGGCCTCCGAGATCCGCACGATGGGTGATCGCGACATCCGAGAAGCTGCCGAGACCTCCAACCGGCTGTTGCAGTCACCGGTGCGTGCCCTGAAAGAGGGCGGGGTGTCCCAGGGATCGAAGGTCGGCCAGACTCTCGTCGACCTGCGACGTACCGTGGAGGACCTGGATCCGGGGCAGGCCAAGGGCGCCAAGAAGGTGTTCGGCATGATCCCCTTCGGGAACAAGCTGACCGACTACTTCCGTAAGTACGAGTCCGCGCAGTCCCATCTCGAGGGAATCCTGCACGCCCTGCGGAGCGGCCAGGACGAACTGGCTCGGGACAATGCGGCGCTCAACATGGAGAAGCAGCAGCTGTGGACCATGATGGGGCGGCTCAACCAGTACGTGTACATCGCTGAACGGCTCGATGCGAAGCTGTCCGCTCAGGCCTCGGAGCTCGACGCGACCGACCCGGAGAAGGCCAAGGCCCTGCGGCAGGACGTGCTCTTCTACGTTCGGCAGAAGCACCAGGACCTGCTCACCCAGCTGGCTGTGTCGATCCAGAACTACCTGGCCATCGACATCATCATCAAGAACAACCTGGAGCTGATCAAGGGCGTCGACCGCGCGGCGACGACCACCGTGTCGGCCTTGCGTACTGCGGTGATCGTGGCGCAGGCGTTGAACAACCAGCAGGTCGTGCTGGAGCAGATCTCTGCGTTGAACCAGACCACCAGCAACCTGATCGAGTCGACGTCGGTCATGCTGCGTGACAATTCGGTGCGTATCCAGGAGCAGGCGGCCTCGTCGACCATCGGTCTGCCTCAGCTCCAGGCCTCCTTCGCGAACATCTACCAGACGATGGACGCCATCGACACCTTCCGTATCGAAGCGCTGGATTCGATGGCCAGCACCATTGGAGTCCTCGAGACGGAGGTCGCCAAATCCCATTCCTACCTGGAACGGGTCCGCCAACATGACCGCCGTGTCGGTCAGGGTGCGCTGGACATCAGCGGACCCAGCCACCGCTGA
- a CDS encoding AI-2E family transporter, with the protein MDVGEMANKVRGAKWPSFLRRHEETAGTEPQTAQPDSEGALRAASLMAWRLLVLIAFLYVLILLLNKISLVTITITVAVMISAVLRPLVDGAVRCRLPRWLAAPVVFLLGVGLISVAMWFVITQITNNLDSMALRLNEAGQAILSWLQYGPAHMSPEQFNQLSKQLTDQLSNARGDIASGALATANSLMTFLTGSILCLFAVLFLLLDDGQIWRWVVGLFPVREHHRVQVGGAVAWRTLVAYMRSTIILALINALTMVPIMMFAQMDLVVPLAVMLFLGSLIPMIGMLLAGAVLMLMTLVLKGAVTALAMGVALFLVIQLEGNLLNPYILGKAVQIHPLAILATVTGGAMVGGAFGAFVAVPLVAIVNNVVKAVSALPAPDPAHVAVGVRVDVAAGVTDEAATPGSPAATVLSVVDGPGAAWGEGREGTVREAGAVVEEGVPGPAGEAGPVAGEAAR; encoded by the coding sequence GTGGACGTCGGGGAGATGGCGAACAAGGTTCGTGGCGCAAAGTGGCCCTCCTTTCTGCGACGTCATGAGGAAACAGCCGGAACTGAGCCGCAGACAGCTCAGCCCGATTCTGAAGGGGCCTTGCGTGCAGCCTCGTTGATGGCGTGGCGGCTGCTGGTTCTCATCGCTTTTCTCTACGTACTGATCCTGTTGTTGAACAAGATCAGCCTGGTCACGATCACCATCACCGTCGCTGTGATGATCAGTGCCGTTCTGCGGCCTCTTGTCGATGGGGCGGTGCGTTGTCGTCTGCCTCGGTGGCTGGCCGCTCCTGTCGTCTTCCTGCTGGGCGTGGGCCTGATCAGCGTGGCCATGTGGTTCGTGATCACCCAGATCACCAACAACCTGGACAGCATGGCGCTGCGGTTGAACGAGGCAGGTCAGGCGATTTTGTCCTGGCTGCAGTACGGCCCGGCACACATGTCTCCGGAACAGTTCAACCAGCTGTCGAAACAGCTGACCGACCAGTTGTCGAATGCGCGTGGGGACATAGCGTCGGGGGCCTTGGCCACGGCGAACAGCCTGATGACTTTCCTCACCGGGTCGATTCTGTGCCTGTTCGCGGTGCTCTTCCTGCTGCTCGACGACGGACAGATCTGGCGGTGGGTCGTCGGGCTGTTCCCGGTGCGAGAACATCACCGGGTGCAGGTCGGCGGAGCGGTCGCCTGGCGCACACTGGTGGCCTATATGCGCAGCACCATCATCCTGGCGTTGATCAATGCGCTGACGATGGTGCCGATCATGATGTTTGCGCAGATGGACTTGGTCGTGCCGTTGGCGGTGATGCTCTTCCTGGGGTCGCTGATCCCGATGATCGGGATGCTGTTGGCCGGGGCGGTGCTCATGCTGATGACCCTGGTGCTCAAAGGAGCTGTGACCGCTCTGGCCATGGGGGTGGCGCTCTTCCTGGTCATTCAGCTGGAAGGGAACCTGCTGAATCCGTACATCCTCGGTAAAGCGGTGCAGATCCACCCTCTGGCTATTTTGGCGACGGTCACCGGCGGGGCGATGGTGGGTGGCGCCTTTGGGGCTTTTGTTGCCGTTCCTCTGGTCGCCATCGTGAACAACGTGGTGAAGGCGGTATCGGCCTTGCCCGCCCCTGACCCGGCCCATGTGGCGGTCGGGGTCCGTGTCGATGTGGCCGCTGGCGTCACAGACGAGGCGGCGACGCCGGGCTCTCCGGCCGCGACCGTCCTGTCGGTCGTCGATGGCCCCGGTGCTGCCTGGGGAGAGGGCCGCGAAGGGACCGTCCGCGAGGCGGGTGCTGTCGTGGAAGAAGGGGTCCCCGGGCCAGCCGGTGAGGCCGGGCCGGTCGCCGGTGAGGCTGCCCGTTGA
- a CDS encoding uracil-xanthine permease family protein, whose translation MALGWALHGDGRTIGPDDIVGPGERLTWGRTIGLGMQHVVAMFGATFVFPVVMGLNPQLAIMMSGFATLCFLVALKGRVPSYLGSSASFVGGAVAIHQLGGTPQQVSGAVLIAGVVLALIGLFIHIAGASALTKVLPPVVTGAVVMLIGFNLAPVVAKIYWPQDQIVAFVVMLAVIAMSVGLRGFLGRVSIALALLFGYLLSAALDRVLGPITSFNPVTKVVDTHLRVDWSAVAEAPWWGFPPATDAASGVVGWHLPQFSLTYVLIVLPAVIALVAENVGHVKAVAEMTGQDLDDVMGKAIATDGLTSVVATAVGGAPTTTYAENIGVMAATRIYSTAAYLVAALTAIGFGFSPKFGAIVSATPGGVLGGITVVLYGMIGLLGAKIWKENHVDFSTPLNLVPVAAGIIIAIGDVTLSLGPVDVGGVHFGQFTLTGIALGTIVTVGTYHLARAVAPADMIARADGTGMIVTRPGLDEVEGLEKVQGHRHPVSPRPRSGD comes from the coding sequence ATGGCATTGGGTTGGGCACTGCACGGAGATGGGCGGACCATCGGTCCTGACGACATCGTCGGCCCTGGTGAGAGGCTCACCTGGGGGCGCACCATCGGCTTGGGCATGCAACATGTGGTGGCGATGTTCGGAGCCACCTTCGTGTTCCCCGTGGTGATGGGGCTCAACCCGCAATTGGCCATCATGATGAGCGGCTTCGCGACCCTGTGCTTCCTGGTCGCGCTGAAAGGCCGGGTCCCCAGCTATCTGGGATCATCGGCCAGTTTCGTCGGGGGAGCGGTGGCCATCCACCAGCTCGGCGGTACTCCGCAGCAGGTCTCCGGAGCGGTGTTGATCGCCGGAGTCGTGCTCGCCCTGATCGGTCTGTTCATTCACATCGCCGGAGCTTCTGCGCTGACCAAGGTGCTGCCGCCGGTCGTCACCGGTGCCGTGGTCATGCTGATCGGATTCAATCTGGCTCCTGTCGTCGCCAAGATCTACTGGCCGCAGGATCAGATCGTGGCCTTCGTCGTCATGTTGGCGGTCATCGCCATGAGTGTGGGCCTGCGGGGTTTCCTCGGCCGGGTGTCCATCGCGCTGGCATTGCTCTTCGGTTATCTTCTCTCCGCGGCGCTCGACCGGGTCCTCGGGCCGATCACCTCCTTCAACCCCGTGACCAAGGTGGTCGACACCCACCTCCGGGTCGACTGGTCCGCGGTGGCTGAAGCCCCGTGGTGGGGTTTCCCGCCGGCCACCGATGCCGCTTCCGGGGTGGTCGGCTGGCATCTGCCTCAGTTCTCACTGACCTACGTCCTCATCGTGCTTCCTGCCGTGATCGCCCTGGTGGCGGAGAACGTCGGGCATGTGAAGGCCGTCGCCGAGATGACCGGGCAGGATCTCGACGACGTGATGGGCAAGGCGATCGCTACCGACGGACTGACCTCCGTGGTCGCCACCGCTGTGGGAGGAGCGCCGACGACCACCTATGCGGAGAACATCGGGGTGATGGCGGCAACCCGCATCTATTCCACCGCGGCCTATCTCGTGGCGGCGTTGACTGCGATCGGTTTCGGGTTCAGTCCGAAGTTCGGGGCGATCGTCTCGGCGACCCCTGGAGGTGTGCTCGGCGGAATCACCGTGGTGCTCTACGGCATGATCGGGCTTCTCGGTGCGAAGATCTGGAAGGAGAACCATGTCGACTTCTCCACCCCGCTCAACCTGGTTCCGGTCGCGGCGGGCATCATCATCGCGATCGGTGATGTGACTCTCTCCCTCGGGCCGGTCGACGTCGGCGGAGTGCACTTCGGACAGTTCACGCTGACCGGTATCGCCCTGGGCACCATCGTGACCGTCGGCACCTATCACCTGGCGCGGGCTGTGGCTCCGGCAGACATGATCGCGCGGGCTGATGGCACCGGGATGATCGTCACCCGGCCCGGACTGGACGAGGTCGAGGGACTGGAGAAGGTGCAGGGCCACCGGCATCCGGTGTCCCCGCGCCCTCGCTCAGGCGACTAA
- a CDS encoding polysaccharide deacetylase family protein, with product MSHRRASLAHRACTLSLVTVLAASGCSLGESSTDAPSVQRAAAVSVPSEKIEWSAGPESLNIPGATTKELSNNDPAAPVFIMWPDIPGAPKLNETVSEWASSRSKKFLADAPSRAESPTELSGFAVPVLADGTLLGVRAESQHSTENDTVVFHQIWYSDAASGQVWTSPDLLTDDGRKEIAELAIDQIKRSGAKVDAAKFPQEQLLGDIWFTKKGDLVLTPGTEPSASLEDDNATITIPRDKAEKLLSDRGRTIRDSAGRPSTYAAEKPKEQPKPAEKSTSQSPSPAPSTTKSYPQVDCATAKCVALTFDDGPSPETEKILDSLSSANVPGTFYMLGQSVSRAPHTVRRAASLGMSVGNHTWSHRNLALLSPEQQRNELKRTEDALAPLLGKKPTTMRPPYGSYNPTTRNLGYPIMLWDVDTEDWKNRSVATTTKRALDGAKPGSIILMHDTRPTTAEAVPKIIEGLKSRGFTLVTVEQLLGKPTPGKAYFSRGNIR from the coding sequence ATGTCTCATCGCCGTGCTTCCCTTGCCCACCGCGCCTGCACACTCTCGCTGGTCACTGTCCTCGCAGCAAGTGGGTGCTCACTCGGCGAATCGTCCACCGACGCGCCGAGCGTGCAGAGAGCTGCTGCCGTCTCGGTCCCCTCGGAGAAGATCGAATGGTCCGCAGGCCCGGAATCGCTCAACATCCCTGGCGCCACCACCAAGGAGTTGTCGAACAACGACCCTGCGGCCCCGGTCTTCATCATGTGGCCGGACATCCCTGGAGCTCCCAAGCTCAATGAAACCGTGTCCGAGTGGGCTTCGTCCCGCTCCAAGAAGTTCCTCGCGGACGCTCCGTCCCGCGCTGAGTCCCCGACCGAACTATCCGGTTTCGCCGTACCGGTTCTCGCCGACGGCACTCTTCTCGGAGTGCGCGCCGAGTCTCAACACTCCACCGAGAACGACACGGTGGTCTTCCACCAGATCTGGTACTCCGATGCTGCCTCCGGCCAGGTGTGGACGTCCCCTGACCTGTTGACCGATGACGGCCGCAAGGAAATCGCCGAACTGGCCATCGATCAGATCAAGAGATCCGGGGCGAAGGTCGACGCGGCGAAGTTTCCCCAGGAGCAGCTCCTCGGTGACATCTGGTTCACCAAAAAAGGCGACCTGGTGCTGACGCCGGGGACGGAGCCTTCTGCTTCTCTGGAAGACGACAACGCTACGATCACCATCCCCCGCGACAAGGCGGAGAAGCTGCTCAGCGACAGAGGCCGTACGATCCGCGACTCAGCTGGTCGCCCCTCGACCTACGCTGCGGAGAAGCCGAAGGAGCAGCCAAAACCGGCAGAAAAGTCGACGTCCCAGTCACCTTCTCCCGCACCGTCGACCACGAAGAGCTACCCACAGGTCGACTGCGCCACAGCCAAATGCGTCGCGTTGACCTTCGACGACGGCCCCAGTCCGGAGACCGAGAAGATCCTCGACTCCTTGTCCTCGGCGAATGTTCCCGGCACCTTCTACATGCTGGGCCAGAGTGTCTCTCGCGCCCCGCATACGGTGCGTCGCGCTGCTTCCTTGGGTATGTCGGTGGGTAACCACACCTGGAGCCACCGCAACCTTGCTCTGCTCTCACCTGAGCAGCAGCGCAACGAGCTCAAGCGGACGGAGGACGCGCTCGCCCCGCTGCTGGGCAAGAAGCCCACGACTATGCGTCCTCCGTACGGTTCGTACAACCCGACGACCCGCAACCTGGGGTACCCGATCATGTTGTGGGATGTCGACACCGAGGACTGGAAGAACCGCAGTGTCGCCACCACCACCAAACGCGCTCTGGACGGAGCGAAGCCGGGCAGCATCATCCTGATGCACGACACCCGGCCCACCACCGCCGAAGCCGTCCCGAAGATCATCGAGGGTTTGAAGTCCCGCGGATTCACCCTGGTCACGGTGGAGCAGCTGCTCGGCAAACCCACACCGGGGAAGGCCTACTTCTCCCGCGGCAACATCCGTTAG
- a CDS encoding CBS domain-containing protein: protein MLVREIMTAPAFSIHADADLNEALQLLAERRITAVPVVDAGNKVVGVLSEIDVLRRAVEPDARAHATPLAESEPLPKTVAEIMTTDPRTTTEGADVSDLIDLFTHTSFKSLPVVREGDLVGVVSRSDVVRALWRSDEDLLDELVSAFHDYGQDHWRITVEHGVVEVRGAGSAVERDVAVAISRSVLGVRRVHVVLDGVTNS from the coding sequence ATGCTCGTCCGCGAGATCATGACCGCCCCGGCTTTCAGCATTCACGCCGATGCTGACCTCAACGAGGCACTCCAGCTCCTCGCCGAACGCCGTATCACCGCGGTGCCGGTGGTCGACGCCGGCAACAAGGTCGTCGGTGTCCTCTCCGAGATCGATGTCCTGCGTCGTGCGGTGGAGCCTGATGCTCGCGCTCATGCAACTCCGTTGGCCGAGAGCGAGCCGTTGCCGAAGACGGTCGCGGAGATCATGACGACGGACCCGCGGACCACCACTGAGGGCGCTGATGTGTCCGATCTGATCGATCTGTTCACGCATACCTCGTTCAAGAGTCTTCCGGTGGTCCGTGAGGGTGATTTGGTGGGCGTGGTCAGCCGTAGCGACGTGGTGCGTGCGTTGTGGCGGTCCGATGAGGACCTGCTGGACGAGTTGGTGTCGGCTTTCCACGACTACGGGCAGGATCACTGGCGGATCACCGTGGAGCACGGTGTCGTCGAGGTCCGTGGCGCGGGCAGTGCCGTGGAGCGCGATGTCGCGGTCGCCATCTCCCGGTCGGTGTTGGGTGTGCGTCGGGTGCATGTCGTGCTGGACGGCGTCACGAATTCCTGA
- a CDS encoding helix-turn-helix transcriptional regulator: MKGHATSPDAPLGPRPANPKVDPIARLSGPRAHVLERLGACSRPTSVARLSRLCGQHPNTVREHLDALVQAGLAHRESGPARGRGRPAILYWAEPLDAQRPQVREYSLLATTMAAHVEATEEDPKGWAFAAGVRQGRSSVSAEAQGLAEAERTARAALSRDGHAPVDAPDGTVRLRQCPLLNAARAHQDVVCSLHQGVLTGIYEAHGVPAAQAMRLTPFALPGCCLIEFPPDPSAGPPAPPRPEPVRRSWLPRS, from the coding sequence ATGAAAGGGCACGCCACCTCGCCGGATGCACCTTTGGGACCTCGCCCGGCGAACCCGAAGGTCGACCCGATCGCCCGGCTGTCCGGCCCGCGAGCGCACGTTCTCGAACGGCTGGGGGCCTGTTCCCGTCCGACGTCCGTGGCTCGGTTGTCCAGATTGTGCGGGCAGCACCCGAATACGGTTCGTGAGCATTTGGATGCCCTGGTTCAGGCCGGGCTGGCCCATCGGGAGAGCGGTCCGGCTCGGGGCCGTGGACGCCCCGCGATCCTGTACTGGGCAGAGCCCTTGGACGCCCAGCGTCCGCAGGTCCGGGAGTACAGCTTGTTGGCGACGACGATGGCGGCGCATGTCGAGGCCACCGAGGAGGATCCGAAGGGGTGGGCTTTCGCTGCGGGTGTGCGGCAAGGTCGTTCCTCGGTGTCGGCGGAGGCCCAGGGGCTTGCCGAAGCCGAGCGGACGGCCAGGGCTGCATTGTCACGGGACGGGCATGCGCCCGTGGATGCGCCGGATGGGACGGTGCGTCTGCGCCAGTGTCCGTTGTTGAACGCGGCCAGGGCGCATCAGGATGTGGTCTGTTCGCTCCACCAGGGCGTGTTGACCGGGATCTACGAGGCACATGGGGTGCCTGCCGCGCAGGCGATGCGGCTCACTCCGTTCGCGCTACCGGGGTGTTGTCTGATCGAGTTCCCGCCGGATCCGTCGGCGGGTCCGCCGGCCCCGCCACGTCCGGAGCCGGTGCGTCGTTCGTGGCTTCCCCGGTCCTGA
- a CDS encoding DUF2249 domain-containing protein produces the protein MSDPAASAHQAGAEAAGSHGGGCGSESPGCDGQGGCGSGGGCGGHLVYVPELDARTLDPMIRQSAIFGVLVGLPPEESVTVLTDQDPTPIADLMEERLPGEYTVDTETIEGDCYRVTFTRS, from the coding sequence ATGTCCGATCCTGCTGCCAGCGCACACCAGGCCGGGGCCGAGGCTGCGGGATCGCACGGCGGGGGCTGTGGCAGCGAATCCCCGGGATGCGACGGCCAGGGTGGCTGTGGCAGCGGTGGCGGCTGCGGCGGGCATCTCGTCTATGTTCCCGAGTTGGACGCGCGGACCCTCGACCCGATGATCCGGCAGTCGGCGATCTTCGGGGTGCTGGTGGGCCTGCCGCCGGAGGAGTCCGTCACCGTGCTCACCGACCAGGACCCGACTCCGATCGCAGATCTGATGGAGGAACGCCTTCCAGGCGAGTACACCGTGGACACGGAGACCATTGAAGGCGATTGCTATCGCGTGACATTCACCCGGTCCTGA
- a CDS encoding response regulator, which translates to MTAVRVILVDDHPVVRAGLAALLGADDRVDVVGQAASGEEALALVSRTHPDVVLMDLRLGAGMDGATTTERLSADSEPPAVLILTTYDTDADILRAVEAGAAGYLLKDAPPEAIVSAVEAAARGETVLAPGVAERLVTALRRPQSTLSDREVQVLNAVADGKSNRAIARSLFISEATVKTHLVHVFDKLGVDNRTAAVTVARERGLLG; encoded by the coding sequence AGCGGTACGAGTGATCCTGGTGGACGACCACCCCGTGGTGAGGGCGGGTTTGGCCGCTCTGCTCGGCGCCGACGATCGGGTGGACGTCGTGGGCCAGGCCGCATCCGGGGAAGAAGCTCTCGCCCTGGTCTCCCGCACCCACCCCGATGTCGTCCTGATGGATCTGCGCCTGGGTGCCGGTATGGACGGGGCCACCACGACAGAGCGGTTGTCCGCAGACTCCGAGCCTCCGGCGGTCCTGATCCTGACCACCTATGACACCGACGCCGACATCCTGCGCGCCGTCGAAGCCGGAGCCGCCGGGTACCTGTTGAAGGACGCCCCGCCGGAAGCCATCGTCTCCGCCGTGGAAGCCGCGGCCCGGGGAGAGACCGTCCTCGCCCCAGGGGTCGCCGAACGGCTGGTCACCGCGCTGCGACGGCCACAGAGCACGTTGAGTGATCGGGAGGTTCAGGTGCTGAATGCGGTGGCCGACGGCAAGTCGAACCGGGCGATCGCCCGCTCCCTGTTCATCTCCGAGGCCACGGTGAAGACCCATCTGGTGCATGTCTTCGACAAACTCGGGGTGGACAACCGCACAGCGGCGGTCACCGTGGCCAGGGAACGTGGGCTTCTCGGCTGA